Within the Naumovozyma castellii chromosome 1, complete genome genome, the region TAGATTTTAATACTTCTCATAGAACtgtattgaaagatttaggtgcagatgatgatggtatCTTTATGGTTGTTCAACCAAAGAATGTTCCTTATTCTAATGCTGCTATTTACTCAACATGTACTATGGAATTGGAGAATAAAGGGTCTGTCAATTTTACTACAGCtgatattaatgatgaCGATGGCACAGTATCTAAAGTCGGTCATGTATTATTAACAAGAGAAAATTCGAAGGTGACTATTCATAAATATACTGGTGTTATGTCCAcagaatttaatgataatgagCGCTCTAAAATATCCACCCTTGAGGCTGCCAAACTTGTATCAATGAATAGTAAAGGAAACTATGATGTATTATTATCGAGTCATAAACAAGCTTGGTACACTCTTTATAATGATGcttttattgaaattccGTCTGATAGTCTATTAGAAATGACAGCAAGGTCATCTTTATATCAGTTATTGGCTAATACAAGAACATATAACGTCTCTGAAGATAGAGGTTTGCCAGTTAGTGTTCCAGGTTTATCTTCGGATTCATATGGTGGTATGGTTTTCTGGGATGCTGATCTTTGGGTTCAGCCTGCATTATTACCCTTCTTTCCACAAATTGCtaaaaatatgaataattACAGAAATGCTACCCATTCCCAGGCTAAGGCCAATGCCAAACAATATGGTTATCCCGGTGCAGTCTATCCATGGACTTCAGGTAGATATGCAAATTGTACTTCGGCTGGGCCATGTGTAGATTATGAATACCATATAAATGTGGATATTGCGATGGCATCCTTGTCGATTTATATGAATGGGGGTGATggtattgatgatgaatatttaagATACACAACTTGGCCTATTGTTAAGGATGCTGCTGAATTTTTTACTGCCTATGTTAAATATAATGCAACCTTGGGCCAATATGAAACTTACAACTTGACAGATCCAGACGAGTTTGCGGATCATATCAACAATGGTGCTTTTACAAACGCTGGTATCAAGACGTTACTGAAATGGGCAAATGATATTGGTAACCATCTGGAAGAATATGTTGATCCCAAATGGATGGAAATTTCTCATAACATTTATATTCCAAGATCTAAATCGAACATTACTTTGGAATATTCGGGAATGAATAGTTCAATCGAAATTAAACAAGCAGATGTCACATTGATGGTTTACCCATTAGGTtatattaatgatgaatcaattttgaataatgcGATTAAAgatctttattattattctgAAAGACAATCAGCGTCTGGTCCAGCCATGACATACCCTGTCTTTGTTGCAGCTGCTGCAGGTTTACTAAATCACGGTTCCTCGTCACAAAGTTATTTGTATAAATCCGTTTTACCATACTTAAGAGCACCTTTTGCCCAATTCAGCGAACAATCCGATGATAATTTTCTCACTAACGGACTTACACAACCAGCTTTCCCATTTTTGACAGCTAATGGGGGATTTTTACAAAGTATATTATTTGGACTTACAGGTATTAGGTATTCTTACGAAGTGGATCAACCAACTAAAAAAATGCAGCGTTTATTGAGATTTAATCCAATTGAACTACCTCTATTACCAGGTGGCATTGCTATTAGgaattttaaatatatgGGCCAAGTCTtggatattattattaacgATCACAATGGCACTATTGTCCACAAAAAAGGTGACTTACCCATTACTATCAAGGTACCCAATAGGGGATTGATACATGATCgtgatattgatttatttactCGTGAGAAGAAGGAAACTTTGGAGAAACGTGATCAACTTGATAAGCCTTcaactgaagaagatatcAAGAGCGATTTGTTTGGCACTTATTATACTTTAAGTCCAGGTGAAGAATTAACACTTCCATTATATAAGCCAGaattgaatattgaaaacaaCATTgcagaaaataaacaaattaCAAACTTAACGGCTGGTGTCCCTGGTGATGTGGCATTCTCTGCTTTAGATGGTAATAATTATACACATTGGCAACCA harbors:
- the ATH1 gene encoding alpha,alpha-trehalase ATH1 (ancestral locus Anc_7.433), which encodes MSFLSKLFSFQRPSFIPALGPSNSTSSDIESYPLTNTDSIENSPPPNNYNNSINIPKKEPLFDKKSKKIKVLTIILFLIMISAIIALIAVVAPSSFSIFSKASDYTPPQFDLANVSNTNYYQQGVISPIDEKGHSLEYNSQTRKSSKKLYELMSDFDTAYYDDENMILGTTLFSDNVYSRQPYVANGYIGSRIPNIGFGYALDTLNLFTDAPGALNNGWPLRNRRYAGAFVSDFYCLEPKLNSTNFPELDENGYNTVISSIPQWTNLQFSLDNGTVWFNPLEVENIDVINYSQNLSMKDGIVTTDLDWIDNMLHVKSDIWAHRKIYPLGMVSLEISLNVDNLPEEFESVDLDVWDVLDFNTSHRTVLKDLGADDDGIFMVVQPKNVPYSNAAIYSTCTMELENKGSVNFTTADINDDDGTVSKVGHVLLTRENSKVTIHKYTGVMSTEFNDNERSKISTLEAAKLVSMNSKGNYDVLLSSHKQAWYTLYNDAFIEIPSDSLLEMTARSSLYQLLANTRTYNVSEDRGLPVSVPGLSSDSYGGMVFWDADLWVQPALLPFFPQIAKNMNNYRNATHSQAKANAKQYGYPGAVYPWTSGRYANCTSAGPCVDYEYHINVDIAMASLSIYMNGGDGIDDEYLRYTTWPIVKDAAEFFTAYVKYNATLGQYETYNLTDPDEFADHINNGAFTNAGIKTLLKWANDIGNHLEEYVDPKWMEISHNIYIPRSKSNITLEYSGMNSSIEIKQADVTLMVYPLGYINDESILNNAIKDLYYYSERQSASGPAMTYPVFVAAAAGLLNHGSSSQSYLYKSVLPYLRAPFAQFSEQSDDNFLTNGLTQPAFPFLTANGGFLQSILFGLTGIRYSYEVDQPTKKMQRLLRFNPIELPLLPGGIAIRNFKYMGQVLDIIINDHNGTIVHKKGDLPITIKVPNRGLIHDRDIDLFTREKKETLEKRDQLDKPSTEEDIKSDLFGTYYTLSPGEELTLPLYKPELNIENNIAENKQITNLTAGVPGDVAFSALDGNNYTHWQPAEKSSIARLLIDLGKDNREVITKGMILWGQRPAKNISVAILPHSDKLTDIFNNVTVILEHSHSTEEYEEDVFKLLAENNIPIPQSNSTSEALQEILDWKDDDINDIFKKFPKLGILGEDFITVLENYPVEPSEPYYKEIYDKSLIEILPSNKTEFVIDYSNIQLGDSSNDTEWNAARYVLLTVQGTYDEDEDVKGATIKEISFSPSRLK